In Helicobacter pylori Shi112, the genomic window GCTGATGGCACGATTAAAATAGGAGGGTATAAAGCTTCTCTTACCACCAATGCAGCTAATTTGAATATCGGCGAAGGCGGTGTCAATCTGTCCAATCAAGCGAGCGGGCGCACTCTTCTAGTGGAAAATCTAACCGGCAATATCACCGTTGAGGGGGCTTTAAGGGTGAATAATCAAGTGGGCGGTTCTGCTGTGGCAGGTTCAAGCGCGAATTTTGAGTTTAAGGCTGGTCAAGATACCAACAACGCCACAGCCACTTTTAATAACGATATCCAATTAGGAAAAGCGGTGAATTTAAGAGTGGATGCTCATACAGCTTATTTTAATGGCAATATTAGTCTAGGAAAATCCACGAATTTAAAAGTGAATGGCCATAGCGCTCATTTTAAAAATATTGATGCCAGCAAGAGCGATAATGGTCTAAACACTAGCGCTTTGGATTTGAGCGGCGTTACAGACAAGGTCAATATCAACAAGCTCATTACAGCTGCCACTAATGTGTCCGTTAAAAACTTTGACATTAAGGAATTAGTGGTTACGACCCGTGTTCAGAGTTTTGGGCAATACACTATTTTTGGCGAAAATATAGGCGATCAATCGCGCATTGGTGTCGTTAGTTTGCAAACTGGCTATAGCCCGGCCTATTCTGGGGGCGTTACTTTTAAAAGCGGTAAAAAACTGGTTATAGATGAAATTTACCATGCCCCTTGGAATTATTTTGACGCTAGGAATATTACCGATGTTGAAATCAACAAGAAAATTCTTTTTGGAGCCCCAGGATACATTGCCGGCAAAACAGGGCTTATGTTTAACAACCTAACCCTAAACAGCAACGCAAGCATGGATTATGGTAAGGATTTGGATTTAACCATTCAAGGGCATTTCACTAACAATCAGGCCGTGATGAATCTTTTTGTCCAAGATAGGCGTGTAGCGACCTTAAATGCAGGCCATCAAGCAAGCATGATCTTTAATAACATGATAGACAACACAACCGGATTTTACAAACCACTCATTAAGATCAATGACGCTCAAAACCTCACTAAAAATAAAGAGCATGTTTTAGTGAAAGCGCGAAACATTGATTATAATTTAGTGGGAGTGCAAGGCGCTAGTTATGACAATATTTCTGCAAGCAACACCAATCTCATGGAGCAATTCAAAGAGCGTCTAGCCCTTTATAACAACAACAACCGCATGGATATTTGTGTGGTGCGCAATACCGATGATATTAAAGCATGCGGGATGGCTATCGGCAATCAAGCCATGGTGAATAACCCTGACAGCTACAAATATCTTATCGGTAAGGCATGGAAAAATACAGGGATTAATAAAACGGCTGACAACACCACCATCGCTGTTAATTTGGGCAACAACTCTACGCCTACTAGTTCTGAAAGCAATACCACAAAATTACCTACAAACACCACCAACAAGGCGCGTTTCGCTAGATACGCTCTCATAAAGAACGCTCCTTTCGCGCATTATAGCGCCACTCCTAATTTAGTCGCTATCAATAAGCATGATTTTGGCACCATTGAAAGCGTGTTTGAATTGGCTAACCGCTCTAAGGATATTGACACGCTTTATGCTAACTCAGGCGCGCAAGGCAGGGATCTCTTACAAACCTTATTGATTGATAGCCACAATGCGGGTTATGCCAGAACCATGATTGATGCTACAAGCGCTAATGAAATCACCAAGCAATTGAATGAAGCCAATAGCGCTTTAAACAACATAGCCAGTTTGGATCATAAGACAAGCGGCTTGCAAACTTTGAGCTTGAGCAATGCGATGATTTTAAATTCTCGTTTAGTCAATCTCTCCAGAAGGCACACCAACAATATCGACTCGTTCGCCAAACGCTTGCAAGCTTTAAAAGGCCAAAGATTCGCTTCTTTAGAAAGTGCCGCAGAAGTGTTGTATCAATTTGCCCCTAAATATGAAAAACCCACCAATGTTTGGGCTAACGCTATTGGGGGAGCGAGCTTGAATAATGGCGGCAACGCTTCATTATATGGCACAAGCGCAGGCGTAGATGCTTACCTTAATGGGGAAGTAGAAGCCATTGTGGGCGGTTTTGGAAGCTATGGTTATAGCTCTTTTAGCAATCAAGCGAACTCTCTTAACTCTGGGGCCAATAACGCTAATTTTGGCGTGTATAGCCGTATCTTTGCTAACCAGCATGAATTTGATTTTGAAGCTCAAGGGGCTGTAGGGAGTGATCAATCAAGCTTGAATTTCAAAAGCGCTTTATTGCGAGATTTGAATCAAAGCTATAATTACTTAGCCTATAGCGCTGCAGCAAGAGCGAGCTATGGTTATGATTTCGCGTTTTTTAGGAACGCTTTAGTGTTAAAACCAAGCGTGGGCGTGAGCTATAACCATTTAGGCTCAACCAATTTTGAAAGCAACAGCACCCATAAAGCGGCTTTAAAAAATGGCGCCAGCAGCCAGCATTTATTCAACGCTAGCGCTAATGTTGAAGCGCGTTATTATTATGGGGACACTTCATACTTCTATATGAATGCTGGAGTTTTACAAGAATTCGCTCAGTTGGGCTCTAATAACGCCGCATCTTTAAACACCTTTAAAGTGAATGTTGCTCGCAATCCTTTAAATACCCATGCAAGAGTGATGATGGGTGGGGAATTGCAATTAGCTAAAGAAGTGTTTTTGAATTTGGGCTTTATTTATTTGCACAACTTGATTTCCAACGCAAGCCATTTCGCTTCCAATTTAGGAATGAGGTATAGCTTCTAAGCTCTTAAACCCATGCTTTGGCATGGGTTTCTTAAGAAATAACATTTAAAACCACCCAAGCAGAAATCCCAAACACCTTTAGTGTTTGGGATGAATGCCACTAATTTGTTATAATACCCCCATACATTTGTATCTAGCGTAGGAAGTGTGCAAAGTTATGCCTTTATAAGATATGATGTGTGGGACCGAATGCGTTGGAGATCAAACTCTGTAAAATCCATTAGGGACACAGAGTGAAAACCAAACTCTCCCTCAACACCAGCCTAGGAAGCCAATCGTCTTTAGCGGTTGGGCGCTTCACCCCCTACAACGCATACACGACAAGCTTGTTATCATGCCAGATCGCTTCTAGGGGCGTGTCATAGAGCGTGCTTAAATTGTGTGAAGTCATAGCGATTTGCGTGGAAGCTTGCAAAAAAAGTTTTTTATCTTTGAGCATGACCACATGCGTGGAGTGCCTAGCAACTAAATTGGGGTCATGGATATTGACCAAAACGCTCAATTCTCGTTTTTTCATCTCATCTTTAATCGCATCAAAAAAAAGGGCTTGGTTTTTTAAATCTAAAGCGCTCGTAGGCTCATCCAGTAACAGTAAAGGCGTTCTTTGCAACAAACTTCTGGCTAAAAGCACCATTTGCCTTTGACCGCCGGACAAATCGTTGATGCCTTGATCTTTTAAAGCCTCTAAATTCAAGCGCTCTAAAACGCTAGTAGCTTCTTTAATGTGCTTGGCTTTAGGCGTAGCGAATAGACTCAAATGCGTCGCCTTCCCCATTAAGACAAAATCCAACACGCTGAAATTAAACGCATAATATTCCACTTGGGGGATATAAGCGATCAATTTGGCTTTTTCATAAGGCTTTAAGGGTAAAATATCTTTGTTACACGCTTTAATTTCGGTTTCTTCTAAAGGCTTTAAAAGCCCTAAAAGGCATTTTAAAAGCGTGGTTTTACCCGATCCATTAGGTGCTAGAATGCTGGTGATGCTGTTTTTTGGCACGCTAAAACTCAATTTATCCAAAATGAGTTTTTGAGAATATTTAAAGGATAGGTTTTTAACTTCTAAGACCATCACACCCCCCTAGTCCTGAATAAAAGCCATAAGAAGAAAGGCGCTCCTAAAACGCTTGTCGCAATGCCTACCGGTAAATCATAGGGGGTAATGGTTTTAGCCACCACATCCGCTAAAAGCAAGAAAAACGCTCCCATTAACAAAGAGCTTAAAAGCAGTTTTTGTAAGTTCGCCCCAAAAAACAACCTCGCTACATGCGGAATGACTAACCCAATCCAGCCAATCGTGCCAGACACGCTCACCGCTAAAGCGCTCGCAACGCTCACGCACACCAGACAAAGCGATCGCAACAGCACCGGATTAATGCCCAAACTCAAACTTTGCGCATCGCTCAAGCTCAATAAATTAATGCGCCACCTTAACAAAAAAAGCGGGATAAAGCCTAAAGATAGCCCTATGAAAGCGATCAAGCAATCCTTATAACTGCTCAAAGACAAGCTCCCCAAAAGCCACACGACAATCGCTTGCGCTTTTTGGGGGATCACAAAGAATTTTATCGCTCCGGCTAAGGCGCTCAAAAACGCGCTCAACACCACCCCTGAAAGCACTAATGAAAGGACGGAATTGCCTAAAACCCTATTCATCGATAAGACAGCAAGGCTGGCTAAAATCGCCCCAAAAAACGCTAAAATCGCAATGTTGGATTCAAGAATCGCTATCGCCATCGCCACGCCTAGCATCGCCCCGCTAGAAATCCCTAGTAAAAAAGGATCCACTAAGGGGTTTCTAAAAATCGTTTGCATCACCACCCCACTCCCGGACAAACTCGCTCCCACCAGGAGCGCTAAAATCACTCGTGGTAGTCGTATTTCTAAAATAATAATACTTAAAGAGCTCAGTTCTTCATTATGCAAAAAGTGGTTTTTCACATTAAGGCACACTTCTTGCCATTCTTCAAAGCTCAAAGACTCCCCTCCAAACAAAAGCACCACCACCGCTAAAATCACGCAAGCTAATGCAATATGATAGGTTTTAAGCATCACGCCTCCTTTTAAGAACGATTAATCTGAACAAAGAATCATACCAACTGCTTGGGAGGATTCTATACAACGCTAACAATAATTGGGTTTTTAAGCCGATCAAATAGCGGGCCTTGATTTTTTGACTCATGGCAAGAAAAACGATTTTTTGCGCCACGGCTTTGGCGCTTAGGGCTTTTTGATACACGCCAGAATAAAAGCTTTTAGCCGCATTCACTTCTAACGCATAAAGGCTGTTTTCGCTCTCAAAATTCTCAACTGAAAAAGCGGTTTTTTCCCAGTTGCTTTTCACCGGGCCTGGCTCAATCAAACACACTTGAACGTTAAAGGGTTTAAGCTCTAAACGCAAGGCATCGCTATAAGCCTCTAAGGCATGCTTACTCGCGCTGTAATGGCCTAAAAAGAGCATGCTCACACGCCCTGCTATGGAAGAAAGATTAAAAATTTTAGAGTGGGGCTTGTTTTTTAATAAGGGCAAACAAAACTGCACCACTTCACAAAGGGCGAAAAAATTCACGCCAAATTGTTTTTTAACTTCATCAATAGGCGTGTCTTCTACGCTCCCAAACACCCCATAACCGGCGGAATTGATCAAAACATCGCAATGATCTTCTTTAGCGCTGATGTTTGAAAACGCTTCTTTTAAAGCGTCAGAATCGCTCACATCAACATCAATGCTCTCGCATAACGCATGGTTTAACGCTACGCACAAAGTCGCATGCCTAGAGAGCGCATAGACTTTATACCCTTGATCTAGCAGCATTAACGCGCACTCCAACCCAATCCCAGAACTCGCTCCGGTGATAACCGCCACCTTTTGGCTTTCTTTTTTCTCGCCCATTATCTAACGCCAACTCTCTTATTATTTTTATAATTCCTCTAATATTCACTTAATATTACTTAATTTTTACTAATATATAGTTCTTGGAATGTTTTTTACAAAAGACATTTTTAACACCAATTTTAACTCAAGGAGAAACAATGCCTCACATACAATCATCGCATTCCAATCATTTTGATTTCACCCTAGACACAGCCGATTGCACTAAATTATTGATGAGCTATCTGGTCGTGCCTACAACCGCTAATTTCAACAATGTCATGCATGGGGGGGAATTATTGAATTTATTGGATAAAGTGGCTTATGTGTGCTCGGCTCGTTATTGCGGTAAAGGAACGGTCACTTTAAGCGTGGATGGGGTTACTTTTAAATACCCCATTCCTGTAGGGAATTTGCTCACTTTTTTAGCCAGCATCAATTATGTAGGCAACACCTCGTGCGAAGTGGGGATTAAGGTTTTGAGCGAAGATATTAAAACTCGTGAAATCATGCACACTAATTCATGCTATTTCACCATGGTGGCTGTGGAAAATGGCAAACCCACCCCCATGCCTAAATACGAGCCTAAAACAGAGGTTGAAATCCGCCGTTATGAAGGGGCTTTGAAGCGTAAGGAAATGCGCACGCGAGGGTATTTGAAAAGCGGGAAACACGAAGGCATTTGAAAAAAGCAAAAAGCGTGAGCGGTGTTTTAACCCTAAATTTTATCCCTAAAAAGGGGGTAGTTGGTGAGCGATTAGTTTAAGCGTTATAAGTTGTGCGGGTGGATTAAAACAGCTCGCTATGACTGCCTAGCCTTAACAAAATAAGCTCATCATCTTTCACTAGATACACAAGCAAAATATCAGCTTTGATGTGGCATTCCCTAAAAGGCTTCCACTTTCCCTTTAAAGCATGATCTTTAAATTGTGGGTCTAGCGGTTCTTTTTTTCTTAGGGTTAGAACGACTTCATTCAAAACGCTATCATCAAACCCGTTCAAAAGCAATTTATCAAAATCTTTTTGAAAAGATTTTTTAAGATTGAGTTTTAACACCTAACGCCTTTTTTCTCTCATCGCTATAACTAGAAAAATCCTCAACAATCAAATCGGTTTCTAAGTTCTCGCCATTTAACGCATCTCTCATGGCTTGTTGCGTTTCAAGGTTTGGGATTTCATGCCCCAAACAACAATCTCTTTTATCGTCAAAAACTTGGCTGATTTTTTGCAAGAGTTCATTTAATGCGTCTATTTTATCCTTAAAGTTTTGATCCCTTTTTTCCAATTCTTTAGCCATTTTTTCTTTAAAAGAAGCTCTATCATTTTGCATCTTTTTGATTTTTCGCTCTAATTGATTGATTAAGTTAAAAAGCTGTTTTTCGCTGTATTGCGTGTAGTCTTTTTTGGTGGGAGAGTTAGGCATGCTTTATCCTTTTTTAAAAATACCAACTCATTATAGCGCAAGCGATAGAACGAGAAAGGTTAGAAATAAAAACTTAAAGATTAAAAAGCGCTTTGAAAAGTCAGTGAAAGTCAGTGAAAGTCAGTGAAAGTCAGTGAAAACAAAAAGATCAAACCCCCCTAAAAAATAGCACCTTTTAAAAATTACCGCTGAAGCTTTCCACCAACTAAAAGGCTAAAAAGGATTTGCATCAAACCCCCCAAAAAAAAAGAGAGTTTAAAAAAGAAAAGCTTTAAAAAAGAAAGTTTTAAAAGAAACCCCTTAAAAAGGGAGTTTCACAAAAGCTTAGTAAGCGAACACATAGTTCAAATACACGCTATAGAGCCTTCTGTATTTGAGTTCAGCCCCCATGAAGGAGTAGTAGTTCGTGTTGATGGTGGGGATTTTAAGCCCTAGTTCAATGCCATGCTGAGCGGCATGATCGCTGCCTTTTTTCTTAGACCTAGCGAGATTCATCCTCACTCCCATGTTGAATAAGAATTGGAAGTTCGCCACATTCATTTTAGCGTTATAGACATTATTCACGGTGGCTAAATTCACATACTCAGAATTAAGCCATGAAGTGCCCGCTAACGCAATCCCGCCAAAAAGCCCCACAGAAAGCTTGTTGTTTTTGCCTAAGAAATTGGTGGCTTTATCGTTGATGAAGTTATAAAGCGCGTCCGCTCCAAAACCATAAGTCCATACATCAGAAGCCGAGTTGAAAAAGCTGGATTTGATGAACGCATGGTTGTAGTCAAAAAAGCCGTAATACCTAGCGCCCCACTTCCTTTTTTGGCCAAAGAATTGTTTGTAGCCCACTTGGATACCGATCCCATTCATCGCGCCGTTGTTGGTTTGAGAACTGACGATGCCCACTTTCCTAAAGGGGTTACGCCCTAGCTCTTGGTTGATGGTTTGGACTTGGTTGTAAGCGTTTTGATTGAGGTAGTAATTGGTTTCTATGCCTTGCGGGCTATAGGGGTTATTCTTTTTGCTCACCACATTTTGCAAAGATTGAGCGTTAGGGACTTTAGAGAGCGCGGTGGTGATGCTGTTATAAGTGCTGCCCAATTCGCTGTATCTAGATTTGAAATGCACTAGAGTGTCAGCGATGTTTTCTGCTTGCTCTATTTGCTGCTCTTGAGTGCCAAAATGAGCGATGCTGTTGCTTAAATTCGTTATGGTTTGTTCCACATAGGCGCAACCGGAAGCGAAAGTTTGAGTGGTAACTGTGCCAGGAGCTGAACCTTGTGTGCCACCAGTGCCAGCTGTTGAGGGGTTGTGGCATGTGGCTAAAAAGCCTGTAACAAAATTTTTAAAAGTCCCGCTAAGATTGTCTGGGTTAATGGCCTGCCCCACTTGATGGGATAAATCGAGCATTTTGGCTTGCGCGCTAGCGTTAGCGAGCATGCCTTGCGCAAAGCTAGCGTCTGTGAAAGGGTTGAAAGGCTTGCCTCCACTGCCTCCCACTTGTTGAGTTGATTGCTCGTTACTATTAATGACGCTCGTTTGATTGACAAGCTCTTGCGCGTCTGCGATCATCTTTTGGATCGCGCTGATTTCGTCTGAAAAAGCGCCGCACAGCTTATTAGCGGGCCATTCCCACTTTGGACCATTCGCTTGATTATTAGGTGCAGTGAAATACGGGCATGCCGTGTTGATGGTGTTGATGAGCGTGCTCGCTTGCGCTAAGAGAAATTGAGCGTTATCAGGCACATCTTTTAATGCGTTGGTGATTTCGGTGTAGGAGACCTTTGATGTATTACCTGCTGCGTTCGAATCAACGACTTTTGAGCTGATCGTGGTGTTCACGGTTTTGCCGTCTATGGTTTGGGATTTGGTTGTTCTTCCGCCATTTCGCCCATCGCCATTTTCGCTGGTGCCTGTTATACCAAATAGTGACGGATCGCAGTTAGTATTCCCTTCCCCTGAGCATGTGTAAGTATAGGTTACATCAACCTTCCCGTTGTTTTGATTGAGCGCGCTCAAGCCTTTCTTTAAAGCCGTTTGGAGGATTTGATAGGCTTCGTTAAGCTTTTTCATGTTATCAATGCTCATAGGGCCATAGTATCCAGGGGAATATTTGTTCAAAGAACAAGTCAAGGAAGCGGATCGATACCCTGGCTCGTTGTTGAAGATGGTGGTTGAAGAGGTGCTTTTTTGACTACCATTACCCCCGCATTGCGTAACATAGCCCACGACATTCCAAAACCCTACCGCCGCATTGATCGCTAAAAGCACGGCTTGATAGGCCGGGGAATTTTTGGTATCGCCGATCAAGTTCTTCGCGCTCGCGCCCAGATTTTCACGCGCCGCGTTGATCGCGCTCGGATCAGAGGACAATCGGATAAGGTTGGTTAAGGTGCTGTATCTGGTTAAAAGCTTGCTCAAGTTTTCATAATTGTCTGAAAGCTGTTGGATGCCTTTGGTGTTGCTCACCATTTGAGCGGCTTCACCGATTTGATAGCCCGCGCTCATGTAAAAGCCGTCGTCTTCAGCGCTCAAAGTGGAAACTAAAAGCGAGCCTAAAGCGAATGAAAGGATGTGTTTTTTCATGTTTTCTCCTTTTTGAATTGGATTGGATTTAGTAGGATTTCATACATTCAATAGAATGTATTTGGAGCATTATAGCATAAAAGTCGTTTTTTTTTTTTCATTTTGGAAAAATGTTGTCATTTTTTTGATTTTAGATTCTTTTTGTTTCATTTAGTGTAGTTTGGTGGTGCGATTGGGTGGTGCGGTTTAAAAGATTGGTTGCGGAGAATGGATTTGAACCACTGACCTTTGGGTTATGAGCCCAACGAGCTACCGGACTGCTCTACTCCGCGCCAAAATACGCTAAAAGGAAAAGAAAAATGGCTGGGGTGCAAGGATTCGAACCTCGGAATGCCAGGACCAAAACCTGGTGCCTTACCGCTTGGCGACACCCCAACACAAATACACAAATAATAAAAGAAGCATTATACAAAAGCTTTTTAAAAAAGTCAAGCTAAAATGCTATAATTTCATCATGGAAAATGGATTTGACCCCCTAATTTACCAACGCTATGTGAAAAAGAAAGAAACCTTTTTGCTTTTTAAAAAAATCGCTCAGGTGTCTGCGTTTAAAAATTTAAAGCTCCAACTCAAGCGAAGAGAAGCGATTAAGTGGTATGTTTCTCAAGCTTTAGGGGATTTAAAAAAAGGGTTTAGATACGCTAAAATAGAAAATCAAATCCTAAAAATCTATTTCACGCACCCTAGCTATTTGAAAGCCTTTAAAATAGAGAAAGATCATTACACCCACAACCTAAAAGCCCATTTCAAAGAAACGCAAAAAACCCTAAAAGCCTTGAATCACCCTTTTGATTTTAAAGCCATCCAAGCGAGCGTGAAAAAAAGGGCTTATGAAAAACCGGTTGCAAAAAAAGAAAACCCCCCTAAAAGCGTGAATGTCCATTGCGAGGGTTTGAGCGATTTCACTAAAAAGCAATTTCTAAAGCTCAAACGCGCTTGTAACGATAATACGCCGCGCACGCCCCCTCAGAGCTGACCATGCAACTGCCGATCGGGTTTTGTGGGGTGCAAGTTTTGGCAAATAGCGGGCAGTCTAGGGGCTTGGCGATGCCTTTTAAAATCTCCCCGCACTTGCATGCCTTGTTTTCTTTAGAGGTTTTGTGGCTTAAATATTCTTGAAAGACTTTTTCAGCGTCATAAGAAGCGAAGGTTTCTTTGAGTTTTAGAGCGGAATGTTTGATATTCCCCAAACCTCTCCATTCAAAATTTTCCCTAACTTCCATGCATGCATGGACTAACTCTTGCGCTTTCACATTCCCCTCATAGCTAACCGCTCTTTTATACTGGATTTCTAGCTTGGCTTCTTTTTTTAAGGCTTGTTTGATGAGCATCAGCACGCTTTCTAATATATCCACCGGCTCAAAACCGCTCACCACAATAGGGAGCTTGAAGCGATCAATTAAAGGAGCGTAGATTTGAGCGCCGCTTATCACGCTCACATGGCTAGGGGCTAAAAGGGCGTTAATCCGGCATGCTGGATCTTTTAAAATCGCGCTCACGCTAGGAGGCACTAAAACGTGGTTGATGTGGAAAAAAAGGTTGTGGATTTTTTCTTTTTTGGCGTTCCATAAAACGCTAGCGCTCATGGGCGTTGTGGTTTCAAAACCGATCGCAATATAAATGACTTTTTTATGCGGGTTTTCTTTAGCGATTTCTAAAGCTTGCATGGGCGAATACAAAAAACGCGCATCTAGCCCCTTTTCTCTGGCTTGTATCAAACTCCCATAGCTCCCTGGGACTTTCATCATATCCCCTAAACTTAAGATGATGCTATCTTTAATCGTAGCGAGTTCATAAGCTTCATCAAGGCGCGCTCTTGGCATCACGCATACCGGACACCCGGGCCCATGCACGAACTCTAAACGATTGGGCATCAAATCCAAAAGCCCGTATTTCATGATGGAATGCGTATGCCCTCCGCACACTTCCATGATGACTAATTTTTTTTCAAGTTTAAAAGCGAGTTTTTTGATTTCATTAGAGAGCGCTAAAATGGTTTGCTTGTCTCTAAAAGGGGCGATGAGATGGTTAACGCTCATTATTATTCGTGCGTTTCGTTCATTTTGGCGATCATTTCTTGATAAAGTGCAATGGATTCTAGGGCTTCTTTTTCATCCATCTTACCCATCACATAGCCGATGTGCAACAGCACATAATCGCCCACTTTAACGGACTCGCCCATTAAATCCAAGCTCGCCTCTCTTTGAACGCCTAAAGTTTCTAAGAGTGCCACATTATCGTTAATGGCTATGACTTTAGAAGGGATCGCTAAACACATTAAAACGAATGCGTGGATTGGTAATTTTCACGCTTTTTTTCTAAAAGGAAATTTTTAAAATCTTCCAAGCTTTTAGGGTTTTTGGAGCTCATTAAAAAAATAGGCGCTTCAGGCTTTAATTTTTGCATGTCTTCTTTGACTTGAGAAACCCTGAAATTAAACACTTCAATCATATCCGCTTTACTGATAATCACCGCATCAGCGCACATAAACATCGTGGGGTATTTTAGCACCTTATCATCGCCCTCTGGGACTGAGAGTAAAACGATATTCATCGCCGCTCCCAGATTATAGCTTGAAGGGCAAACCAGATTCCCCACGTTTTCAATGATTAAAAAATCGCTTTTTTCTAACGCTCCCTCACTTTTAAGCAAATCAAACGCCCCCTCAATCATGCTCGCTTCCAAATGGCACGCTTCGCCGGTGGTGATCTGGTGTGCGCTCACGCCTTTTTTACGCAATCTGTCTGCATCTCTATTGGTTTGCAAATCGCCCTCTACCACGCAAAACTTAAAGTCTTTAAAATCCGCTAGGTTTTCTAGCATCGTGGTTTTACCGCTGCCTGGAGAGCTCATGAAATTCAACACATACAGCCCTTCTTTCAGGTAGCGTTCTTTCATTTCAGCGGCTTTGATGTCGTTCTTGCTCAAAATCTTTTCCACGATTTTGACATCTTTTTTACTCAAATTAGGGTTATTTTGTAAAGATTCTTTTCGTTGTTCGATCATTGCTTGTTCCTTTCTTTTAAAATTTTCGTATCGTAGCATGCTTAATTAAACGGCTATGATCTAGCGGCTTATCTTCTTAGCTGATTTTTAGCTCAAAAAATGCGCCTGATTTCAATCCTTTTCGTTGCTGTCGTCTTTATTCTTTAAAACTAACCTAATAATCCTCCAAATGATGATTAATAAGATTATGGTTAAAAGCAAATACCAAGTATTCATAAAACAACTTTCATCGTTTCATTTTCATTTCACTTTCCTTATTTTTTACTTAAAGATAGTCTTATAACGCTATTTTCTAAAGCGTCCAAACGATGCAAAACTTGAGCTTCTAGGCTGATTAGTGCTCCTTTTGGCATTTCTATTTTTTCATTTTTGGCTTCAAAAATGATTTTGCCCTCTAAAACCTGCACGCTGATAGCTCCCGGGGCCTTGTGTTTGTCTATGATCGCTCCTTTGGGCATGCAAATGCGCATTTCCTTATTGGAAGAATTTTCACTCAACGCTTCAATGTGGAGCTTTTCAAAATGAACGCCCTCTAAAAAATGAACCATTTTCATCAAACAACCTTTATTTTAATTTTTCTGCTATTTCTTTCGCTTGTAAAGCGATTTCTAGCTCTTCATCAGTAGGGATTAATAAAACCTTAACTTTAGCGTTAGGCTGGCTCAAATCCACTAATCCGTTGCCCGGATTGTCGTTGGTGGGCTTGTGCAAAGCGATCCCTAAATCTTCTAAGCCTTCGCACACGCTCTCTCTTAAAGCCGAGTAGTTTTCCCCTAATCCCAAAATGGGCCCTATCGCCACGGCTTTAGCGCTTCGTTGCACCGCTTTATAAGCGATATTCCCAGCGTTTAAATCCGGGAA contains:
- a CDS encoding type II toxin-antitoxin system mRNA interferase toxin, RelE/StbE family, which encodes MLKLNLKKSFQKDFDKLLLNGFDDSVLNEVVLTLRKKEPLDPQFKDHALKGKWKPFRECHIKADILLVYLVKDDELILLRLGSHSELF
- the babA gene encoding Hop family adhesin BabA, whose protein sequence is MKKHILSFALGSLLVSTLSAEDDGFYMSAGYQIGEAAQMVSNTKGIQQLSDNYENLSKLLTRYSTLTNLIRLSSDPSAINAARENLGASAKNLIGDTKNSPAYQAVLLAINAAVGFWNVVGYVTQCGGNGSQKSTSSTTIFNNEPGYRSASLTCSLNKYSPGYYGPMSIDNMKKLNEAYQILQTALKKGLSALNQNNGKVDVTYTYTCSGEGNTNCDPSLFGITGTSENGDGRNGGRTTKSQTIDGKTVNTTISSKVVDSNAAGNTSKVSYTEITNALKDVPDNAQFLLAQASTLINTINTACPYFTAPNNQANGPKWEWPANKLCGAFSDEISAIQKMIADAQELVNQTSVINSNEQSTQQVGGSGGKPFNPFTDASFAQGMLANASAQAKMLDLSHQVGQAINPDNLSGTFKNFVTGFLATCHNPSTAGTGGTQGSAPGTVTTQTFASGCAYVEQTITNLSNSIAHFGTQEQQIEQAENIADTLVHFKSRYSELGSTYNSITTALSKVPNAQSLQNVVSKKNNPYSPQGIETNYYLNQNAYNQVQTINQELGRNPFRKVGIVSSQTNNGAMNGIGIQVGYKQFFGQKRKWGARYYGFFDYNHAFIKSSFFNSASDVWTYGFGADALYNFINDKATNFLGKNNKLSVGLFGGIALAGTSWLNSEYVNLATVNNVYNAKMNVANFQFLFNMGVRMNLARSKKKGSDHAAQHGIELGLKIPTINTNYYSFMGAELKYRRLYSVYLNYVFAY
- the hypD gene encoding hydrogenase formation protein HypD, encoding MSVNHLIAPFRDKQTILALSNEIKKLAFKLEKKLVIMEVCGGHTHSIMKYGLLDLMPNRLEFVHGPGCPVCVMPRARLDEAYELATIKDSIILSLGDMMKVPGSYGSLIQAREKGLDARFLYSPMQALEIAKENPHKKVIYIAIGFETTTPMSASVLWNAKKEKIHNLFFHINHVLVPPSVSAILKDPACRINALLAPSHVSVISGAQIYAPLIDRFKLPIVVSGFEPVDILESVLMLIKQALKKEAKLEIQYKRAVSYEGNVKAQELVHACMEVRENFEWRGLGNIKHSALKLKETFASYDAEKVFQEYLSHKTSKENKACKCGEILKGIAKPLDCPLFAKTCTPQNPIGSCMVSSEGACAAYYRYKRV
- a CDS encoding HypC/HybG/HupF family hydrogenase formation chaperone — its product is MCLAIPSKVIAINDNVALLETLGVQREASLDLMGESVKVGDYVLLHIGYVMGKMDEKEALESIALYQEMIAKMNETHE
- the hypB gene encoding hydrogenase nickel incorporation protein HypB, translating into MIEQRKESLQNNPNLSKKDVKIVEKILSKNDIKAAEMKERYLKEGLYVLNFMSSPGSGKTTMLENLADFKDFKFCVVEGDLQTNRDADRLRKKGVSAHQITTGEACHLEASMIEGAFDLLKSEGALEKSDFLIIENVGNLVCPSSYNLGAAMNIVLLSVPEGDDKVLKYPTMFMCADAVIISKADMIEVFNFRVSQVKEDMQKLKPEAPIFLMSSKNPKSLEDFKNFLLEKKRENYQSTHSF
- a CDS encoding cupin domain-containing protein, whose product is MKMVHFLEGVHFEKLHIEALSENSSNKEMRICMPKGAIIDKHKAPGAISVQVLEGKIIFEAKNEKIEMPKGALISLEAQVLHRLDALENSVIRLSLSKK